In the genome of Suncus etruscus isolate mSunEtr1 chromosome 3, mSunEtr1.pri.cur, whole genome shotgun sequence, the window ctgccaggggcgatttctgagcttagagccaggagtaacccctggctcaaaagcaaaacaaaacaagtaaaaagaaTAACAGTTCAAGGAGCCCAATTGCTTCCTGAACGAATGTCTCTCCTTTCCAGGCTCTGCCTGAAGTCAAAGCTGCAGCCACGCTGCCCCTCCGAAGGAATTCGGTATTTTTGGACTCTGCCTTCTCCTGCTCCATCTGATCCAAAGATAACTTTGCCCGAGAGGGCTTCTCAAGAGCCTGGGCAGAAAACAGAAGCCTCTTCACATTCCAGTGGAAAAGGGTTCTGTGGGAATAAACAGTGCAGTAGTgagttgttttttggggccagcCCCATCAaatgccccccaactcccagTCTCACCCACAGCCTATGCAGTGGGTACTCTGGGTGGTCCTCAGGGCATGCTGCAGCAGATGGGGGATATATATGTGATTTTCAGTGGTTGctatttcctcttatttttgCAAGGACTCAGaatcataacacacacacacacacacacacacacacacactcctagaAAGGACTCTCTTGATCTTAGAGCTCACACTTTGTTGTAGGGCtcatgcagacacacacacacacacacactcctagaAAGGACTCTCTTGATCTTAGAGCTCACACTTTGTTGTAGGGCTcatacagacacatacacacacacacagctgtgtACATGGGTccagtactgggaatcaaacatgaGACCCCACACTTTTAAGACGcctatgtgggtttttttttgggggggtcacacccggcagtgctcagggataactcctggctctatgctcagaaatcgctcctggcaggctcgggggaccatatgggatgccgggattcgaaccaccatccctctgcatgcaaggcaaatgccctaactccatgctatctctccggtcccagctgtgtgtttttgtttttgtttctgagccatcCCCTGGGCCCCAACTTGGTCATTTCTAACCGAAGGTTTGGTCAAACCAAGACATGGGGGAAGGGGTGTCTATAATAAAGTGATGACAGAAGTGGATCAACCAGGTCTGCTAATAAATCTGATCAAGTAGGTTTTTGAGATAAATATTTcatcaggagtgttccctgaccATGCTGAGTACTCCCCCCTTGCCCCCAATACCCCTTCACATAACCACCAACTCCTGGTACTGTGAAGGAGTGAAGGCAAGAGCACTGTGGGTGATGAGATACTTGCAAAACTTTACATCATTATGTGGCTGCTCCTCACAGGCTGGCTTCTTCCTCTTCTAGGTGCAAAGGGGGCAGTGAACGGGAAGGAGGGACTTGCTGGACCTGGCAAGGAGTGTATGCTGTTACCGGTCACAGGATGAGAACAAGCTGGTCTAGGTTCCAGAGCTTCTCCAACCAGGTTCCAGCAGCAGGATGCAGGAAGGTCCCTTTCCTAGGCAAAGGCCTGATTCTGTGTCTGATACTTAGGGAGGAGCCTGCTCACAGGATGATGGTCAGAATTCAATGAGGATATTTGTCACGCAGGTCAAACTGATCAGGACCCACAGTAAGGCACATCAGAGCCCCATGAAGTCGCTAGGAGAGAGGTTTCTCCTTTAGACTGTGAAGTATCAGCTGGGCCTACTTGGGCGGGAAGAGGGGGCTCCTGGGCACCCATCCTGCCAACGGTAGGAGCACAGGCTCAGGACATATAATGGCATGTTTCTAAATCTCAGTCCTAACAGCACTGCATAGCACAGGGATGAAGGTACCTCTGCCTTGTGCATGGATGAtgggatttgattctcagcactcaAGCCTCATGGGGGGCAGACCTAGAGGCCCCCAACACTGTGGGTCTGGGTGTGGGCTGAGTTATCTGCAGCATTAGAAGGCCCAAGCAGACCCGAATCCTTGAGCTTCACAATGTAACTTCCATCCAGGAAGGCTGATAATTGCGGTAAAAGATGCctggggagggcccggagagatagcacagcggtgtttgccttgcaagcagccgatccaggacctaaggtggttggttcaaatcccggtgtcccatatggtcccctgtgcctgccaggagctatttctgagcagacagccaggagtaacccctgagcactgccgggtgtggcccaaaagcaaaacaaaacaaaacaaaaaagagaagcctGCGGTCCCTGATGATCATATGGGTGCCTCCCCCAAtcagaaagaaagcaaataaagatGATTAAATGGCCTTTCAagctacattttgtttttgtgttattttgtactgtactattgctccagtttcaAACACAGGGTTTTAAAGActgaacttttttgggggggggggtttgggtcacacccagcagcactcaggggccactcctggttctacactcagaaatcgctcctggcaggctccaggaccatatgggatgccgggatttgaaccaccaaccatctgcatgcaaggcaaatgccttacctcaatgctctctctccagccccaagactgaaCTTTTCATAGGCAGCAGTGAAGCCAAGTGAAGATAGGCTCAAGAAGTCAGTGATAGGCACAGGCTGCAGTTTGTTCTGCCTTCCTGCTGAGCAGCTGTGTGTCCTAGAGGAAACCGCTTACCTTCTCTGAGCTGCACCCACCTCACCACAAAGTTCTATTATTTTAGACCCCAGTGTTATGCATCTGAATAGCTACTTTGCTCTGAAATTAGGTAATATCCTAGCCCAGAAAACCCCAGACAAGCAGTTAGGCTGGCCTGCAGTAGAATGAGGGAAAGCTAGAACAGCTAGAAGCAGCTTCACCTGAAACCACCCACTGTctttttttcaaaggaaaaagaaagtactttcagggccagagaggatAGAACAgtagggagggcttttgccttgcatatgactgatctgggttcagtccttggcaccccAAACCAGACAgacaaaataacacaaaacaaatCCTTTAATTCCCCAGGGCCCCCCTTCTTTCCTATCCATGACCTGCTCTGACCAGAAGTGAAGTTGGGTCACTTTTCTAAACTGGGATCAGCACCTTTCACAAAGCCAGAACTCTCTGAAAAAGCTACTTAGAGGATTCTAGAATTGTCATGGCCCTAGAGAGGAAGTCATTGTCCAAGACTGGGTAAATACTTAagcaaatacttaaatatttttccacAGAGTTTAAAGAAATTTTCCAGTCCTTAAGCGGTGAGGTTCTTATGTAAGAAATAATCCATTTACCCTGCTTTGGCCACCAGGGACCTAGTATCTTTAGTGCTTGCTGCCACCTACTGGTGTTTGGAatgcctgatcattttttttgaAGGACCTGGTCCTCACTTCACCCTTTTTTGCCAtgaattcaggggtctcaaactcgcagcctgcgggctgcaaacggccctccgtacaacattttgtggccctgccctagaagaatctttttttgttttgttttacttgtttgggtcacaccccccaatgttcaaggcttactactgactttgcactcaaggatcacccctactttgcctcctgcggcccccaggtaaattgagtttgagacccctgtatacATATTCGTAAATATTCATGCAAATAAACccattaaattaacattttagaaaaagCTGTTTCGATAGttcattgttttctatttttttttttttatctagtttgcttttgtttgcaAGTTGGTGTCagtactcaggaatgacccctggcaaTCACATATGCTCTAGGGAatacatgtggtgctggggatttgaaacAGGGTCTCAGCCTCTGCAGCTACATGTGAGGCCCTTACAaacctgtactctctctggctcaCTAccaatttttaaacaggggtcacTTCCACCAGTGCTTGGGGACCTGGGACCattccagtgatgcttagggcagGATTAATGGTTCTAATGATTCCACTCTTGGGCCACCTACTGAGATGTTCTGCTAAGTGCCATCAGGGTCACATGAGGCGCTGCCCTGGGACCCTacaatgccaggggtcaaacccagggctttGAACATAtcatttccccctcccccctttttattttgtttcaagatcacacccagcagtgttcagggcatactcctggctctgtgcccagtaTGAGATGCGGGGAGGTGCGTGTTAAACCTTGGATGAGTTGTAGGTAATGCTAGTGCCTTATTGGCTGGACTCTCTTGCCCTGCCATTCCCCTTGTCCTTACATTGGCACAACACATTTGCCACTTCCAAGAAACCAGGAGACTGTTACTAACTCAATGCCAGACTGTTTGGATTTCACTTGCTGCTAATGTCCTTGCAAAATCCCTCTGAGCACTCTCCATTGCCAGCCTCCTGAGTCTCCTCTGCTCAGGGCTATTTCTCAGTCCTCTTCCAGTACTCACAACCTCTACCCTTTCAGGGTTTGGATGGGTGTTTATGGAAAGGCCCctagtttgtttttgcttttttttcctggcGGATTCAGGTTCTGGGATCTGAGAAACCACATTATTGAAGTGGCCTTGCTGGTAAATGGCATCTTAGCACTTGTGGCTTTTGACAGGTGATGATGGCTGAGTCTGACCAACTGGTCCCTGCCAGGTTCCCTGGGCaagtccctccttccctttcactGTCCCTTGAGGCACTCAGGGCACTGGGAGCGGTAGGAAGCTGACCTGTGTGGGGAGCAGCCACACAAATTATGCGAGGACCTAATCACCCACAGTGCTCCTTTCATCATTACTTCATAGCACCACTCAAGGGTatgtggttgttttgtttttcaagggAAGGATAACACCCAGCGTGTTCGGGGCTGACTCTTGGTGGCTTCAAAGGACCAATGGTTGAGATTATATTCATCGCAACATGGGCTGTTCATTTTTTCTGCTCAAATGGCTTCCACCAGGGGGAGCGCTTTCCAGCTGACTCTGTGACTCTGACATCTATGTGTGATGAGGACTTCCTTGGcatattttgggtgggggggggcagaaataGTCCATGAGTATGaggagcatgccttgcatgtggtccactCGAGTTGGATTCCTGGTCTCCAAAatccagctaggagtgatccctgaacacagatcaggagtaagcccaaagaaCCACTCGCTGGGTATGATAAAATGTCAAAAGAAAACCATCCAAGCTCTCACCCTGGATGAGTAACAGACTTTTGGGGTGGGGTCGGTGCAGTTTGGGAAAATTGTATAAATTAACTTGGCAGAAGAAAAGGTGCAGTTACCCAAGTCTGAACACACAAACTTAATTTCTTTAGTGCACATttccccattcttttctttttttagttttgatttttgggccacacccagcagcgctcagaggtagGCTCCTGGTTctttctcagaaattgttcctgggttgggggaccataggggatgctggagatcgaactcaggtctgttttGAGTCAgcagcttgtaaggcaaatgccctaccactgtgctatcactccggcccctacatttttcCCATCCTAGGGATACATTTCTGCCATGATGTGCATTTTGCTTTttacactctggagaagcccaggtTCACTCTTGAAAAAAAACAGTCTTTCCCTGCCCTCACTTCCCAAGTAAACTTAATTTTGCTATTCATCTCCTCAAATTCATTTCTGCGATGGACATAGATCTATCTGTAAGTCTGGGGATCTTTTCCTTTCTTGTAAAGAGCGATTCTCCACTGTCGCCTGAGTTCCCAGCTCCCTAGAAAATGGGTCGATAGAAATCATCTCCTACACAGGTTCTCAGGGCAGAACTGGATGGGGCTCTGGTGCCATCTGACAACATCAAAGTCGATGAAGCATACAATCTGGACGATGCAGGTGCTCAGAGCCAACTCTTATCAACCCTAAAGATTCCCACACACTTCTTAGACTTTAGGATTGCAGAGTGGGCCAAAGATCGCTGGATAATACCGTTGCTAACATGGGGGTCAGATTCCTGGAACCACCTCCTGACTGAGGTCAATTTTGGGGCTGTTCCCATACCCTAAAACAGTAGTCGGCAAGctgtggcttgcgagccacatgcggctccttacactttttaatttggctcttctgtgtgcctggcggccactccaggagtcaggactctgctcctagcctctgtcagtgagcGCCCTgggtggctctcaaaataaatttcaatcgtgttttggcgagatttggctcagctgaaaaaaaaaaaaggttgcccaccactggaaAGGTCTGGTCCCTCAGCCAACAGCACCTTCCATGAATTCACTGAATCTGCTTCAAactctgttattattattactactactttttttttgttttgttttttgtttttggtcacatctggtggcgctcaggggttactcctggtagctttgcgttcagaaattgctcctagctgggggcccatatgggacgctgaggatcgaacccaggtccatccgggatcagccacgtgcaaggcaaatgccttatcgctgtgctatggctctggcccctccttgacATACTTGATAATTATCTtgtctattattttgttttgttgttgttgttttggggtcacatccagcaacacttagggattcctcctggctctgccctcagaagtctctcttggcaggctctggggtgaccatatgggatcccgggattcgaaccactgttggacCTGGATcgggtgcatacaaggcaaatgccgtaccgctttgttatctctccggcctacaatacaatttttttgtattgcactggtggtgctcaggggttcctcctggctctgccctcagaaatctctcctggcaggctctggaggagaccatatgggatgctgagatttgaaccactgtccatcctggatcagctgagtgcaaggcaaaggccctacagctgtgcaatctcttcagccccatcctCTGGGTCCTGGAATCATTCTTCAGCCTTCCCTTTACCAAGGATCTCTCTCAGGCAGGGGAACGCCTGAGCACAGCAGCCTTGTCCTGTTCTTGATCTTCTGGAATATTCTCCTGAGCAGGCTGCAGTCTCCGAGCAGAGGGGTAGATGAGGCCCTCAGCCCCAAGCATCGTTTTTCCGGGGTTCTTCACAAGAGAGAGCGGCCTAGGAAGCGGCGTCTGTTCTAAAAGTCTTGGGGTCGCCAGGCCCAAGGATGGCGGGTGTGGCCCCGAGAGCGCCTGAAGCAGTTGGAGGCTCGCCTCAACGGTCCATACTTACTCAGCCTCGGCACGTGACGCGCACTGGCAGTTTCCGGTCGGCTTGGCGCGGCGGCGTCCTGACGTCACAGCGAGGGCGGGACTTTCGGGTCGGGGCGCGAGCGCTTCCGGCCCGCGCCGGAAGTGCCGAGAGTGGCCGCATCCGGgacggcgggcgggcgggccaaCCGGGACAGGAAGGTGAGCGCTGGGACCTTAGCCAAGCTCTGCAGCTCGGCCGGCGGCCACTGGCCGGGCACGGGACTCCAGCGCCGCTCTCCAGGCGGAGAGCCCCGGGGCGGGCGCACGCTTGGTCGAGGCCGGCCGGGGCTGCAGCGCGGCACGGGGCAGGGCCCCCACACTGCTCGGGCAGGAGGCCCGGGGAAAAGCTTCTGGGCGGCTGGGCCAGGTGAGCCCGGCGGACTTGGCTCCGGCCGCATCACTTGCTCGGGACCAGCCGGCCGGCCGGCTGGCACTTGTTTTGGGGTTGGCTTTTTCTCTGAAATGCCCAAGCCACCCGATTATTCAGAACTGAGTGACTCTTTAACGCTTCCCGTGGCAACAGGAAGATTTTCAGGACCCTTGTAAGTGTTTTTCAGAGTGACTACTTAACTGTCTTGTCTGGGGAACCCCGACATTGGTTTGACGTGAGCAGTCAAAATGTTGGAACTGACAAGGTGAACGACTCTTTCCGGAGGAAAAGCCAGTTTTAATGCCAGTTTCTTTAAGGGCAACCCACTCCAGAGCTGTAAATTCAACCTTAGGAAGTTTGAACACTCACTGGGTTTGATTTACAGGCCAGAGATTTATTGCACCGTTCTGGGAGATTTCACACCAATAGTTAGCTGACTGTTAGTAGTGaaacctgtctctctcctcatgactgattccccccccccccaaaaaaaaaccacctgtttcattcttcactttttttttttttttggtttttgggtcacaccctgcagcgcccaggggttacctggctccacactcagaaatcgctcctggcaggcttggggaaccatgtgggattcaaagcactgtccttctgcctgtaGGGCAAAttccttaactccatgctatctctcctgcccctagttcacttttttttttaaaacaggtgTCATTTTGCTTGTTCTTAAGACGCGTTGGTGGAGGGGGGCATTTCAAAACTTTATGGAAATAAAGTTGGTGCATACAGAATAGTTGTTATGATAGAATTAACAGCCCCGTAacttattaattttactttttccccCTTCCCACTTGAAGGCACAGAGCATGGAGAATGATGAACTTCCGCCAGCGGATGGGATGGATTGGAGTGGGACTCTATCTGTTAGTGAGTGCGGCGGCCTTTTACTACGTGTTTGAGATCAATGAGACTTACAACAGGCTGGCCTTGGAGCACATTCAGCAGCACCCGGCAGAGCCCCGGGAAGGAGCCACTTGGACACACTCCTTGAAAGTGCGGCTTCTCTCCCTGCCCTTCTGGTTGTGGACAGTTATTTTCCTGATTCCCTACTTACAGATGTTTTTATTCCTGTACTCTTGTACCAGAGCTGACCCTAAGACGGTCGGCTACTGCATTATTCCTATTTGCCTGGCAGTCATTTGCAATCGCCACCAGGCATTTGTCAAGGCTTCCAATCAGATCAGCAGACTACAACTGATTGACACGTAAAACTCCGTTTTTTCCTTCTGATGGCTAAACTGCCTGCGCTGAGTGTGGCCTGGTCATAAGACTGCAGTTTCTTCACAGATCTCAGGAAGTTGTGGTGGAGTGGgggattttttttgaaaaaaaaaaaaaaaaaaatcgactaGGCGGCTATCTTTAtctaaataatgatttttttattttaggccaagCCTGAGATACAGTACTACCAAATCATGTTGATGACTTAAGATTTTGAAAGTAAAATCGTGTCTGTTTTTTGCATTCTTTTAGAAACTTGAATAAGTAACTGGagtgatatttttattctactgtGCAACATAGtgattcagaattttttttcctatgggGAAGAAATGAGTATTAACATTGCCATTGTGTTGAATGTAAACAGGTCCAAACATGGTCATAAAACTTAACTTTTCTATGATTACGTGGCTTGCTTTCAAGTTCTTCCAAGGAAAGCACCTTTGTTTCTTACTGTAGCTAAGCCAACTAAGCTTATTTACTACCAATTTATgaagattaatataaaattactgaGGTGATGGCTGTCTTAAGcataactttttcttttggatCATGGCATTAACCAGGTTCATTAATGTCTGcatcttaaaaatttatttgaaagttgaagaatctggggccggagtgatagcacagtggtagggcatttgccttgcacacggctgacccaggacaaacctgggttcaatccctggcggcCCTATGGCcgcctgagccaggaacaatttctgagtgcatagccagagagtatcactgggtgtggtgtaTCACTCTCCCActcccaataaaacaaacaaaaaaagaaagttgaagaaCCTGGCATACATAGAAGGTGAGACCTGTACAATGAAATTCTTAGTCCAGTGGCTGTCAGATAAACCAAAACCCTTTGAAAGACTCTCTTAGACTCTAACCTTGTAAACTTCCTTATGACCTAAGAGTTATAGGTTAACTGCATGTGATCCTTGTACTGTCTGCATCTGTACTTAACTACCTCAAATCTGGTCTCAGTACAAAtaactcaaaaaaatgaaaatactaggtttcaggatctttttttttctggataaacTCCAAGTATGTTTTAATACTTCAATGATTAATACCAGGGACATGTTTTATACTGATAGCTTTGTCATATCCTATAGTCAACCTGTAGTTATAACCTATTCCCCCTATAAAGTCTACGATAGTTATTTGGAAGAGCTTAAGTAATTATTGGCCAAAGGTAACATAGCCCAAAGTAAGTAGCAGAGCCAGACTTGAGTTGAAGAGCTGCTCACAATCAAGGTTTCAACGCTGGTTGCCTGTCCTCATGAAAGATTGGGACTGGCAGGAAAAGCAGACAACTTAATCTCAGTTTTTCAAACTATTAGTTGTCTCAACCTCCATGTCTGATCTGACCACTATTTGACCAAGCATGCCTGGAGTGAGCTTGTATTTGGAAAATAGACAGGTAAACTTTGTTTACTCAAAAACAGTAAATGTGAGCCGGAATGCTGGCGCAATCGGtaagacatatgccttgcatgtgataacCTGGATGGACTATGATTCGatctgcatcccatttggtcccccaagccaggagcaatttctgagcgcatagccaggagtaatccctgagtgtcatcaagtgtggcccaaaaagcaaaagcaaaaacaaaaaaacagtaagtATTTTTCCCTAATTGATGTTCTTCCCTAGTTCTATGAGGCTGGTGTGTGCTGGTACTAGTGCAACTTTACAGAAGAGCTAAAGGAAAAAGCCAGAAGCCCAGAATAGTAACTTGTTCATGATCACACTACAAGTTAAGTGGAAGagccagaatttgaacccaggAGGTCTAGCTTTAGATTTCTGGCTCCATTCTACCAATGCTTCTCATAGAAGGGAGTTGGAAGAAATCAATGTGAGCAATTGCCTATTTAAGTAATCATGAGGTAGAGATAATTtggaaattatttaaattctttcaTAAATGACTCCTGTAATGCAGTATTTGTGAATTTGCTATTTGCTATATGAAACAATTCtgtggctagagtgatagtacagtgggtaggcatttgccttgcacgcagcttgcCAGTCTTGCTTTGATCCTGGCATACCAGATGATCCCCCAGTATTGTTtactgcagagacaggagtaaggcctgagcaccactgggtaaagGCTCGCTCCCCTCTAAACTGAACCAATCCTGTAATTTTTTATTCAAGTAGTTTTTCTATACTTAATGCTAgtatttggggcctggagagattagTGCTGTGTCTAAGTTACTTGTCTTATGCACGGATACTCCAGGCtcaatccttagcatctcatatgagcccccccccccccccccccgccaagtactaccagtaataattcctgatcATTGCCcgaagtgaccccaaaacacaattttAGCATTTTGAGATCTGATAAATGCTCAGCTCCTCTATCATTTTGAGATCACAGTGCCTTAGTAGAGGAAACATTAACATGTAGTTGCTAAGACTACAGAATTAATCTTTGTTTTTGACTATTTAGAAATTTCCCCAAGTTAGATTTTATTGTTGGTAGTCATGCTCTTTGAGGAGGTCATTGTAACTGTTGGGTAAGAGACATATTTTAATAgatcatatttaatatatttataacaaaaacaCTGAATATAGGATTAAGTAATAAGATGATGCCAAACATAGAAAATGCTTCTGGAATATTAGGGGAAATACAAATATTCTAGAGGCCAGAATTAGTCAGATATTTGCTTCCTGAATGAGGAAAAACTATACAGTGATTTAATGAGCCCATTTTCTGCAACTATCCCTGAAACAATGTAGTATCTATTGTGCTTTTTTAAtggaaagatttcttttttccccaaaagtGCCACAATAGGACTAAATAATTGAACTGCAAAAACAACAAATTCATGGAACTTAGGTCACCACATGAAAATAtttggttttaaatattttagtttgatcTATTAATTtgtaacttttaaattattttgggccacacctggtggtacacaggggttactccctgctctgcactGAAGGTTCACTACTggtagactcagggaaccatatgggatgccagggattgaacctagttggctacatgcaaaaatcctaacccctgtactataggTGCACtttcaaaatgtttcaaaataaagtGATTCAGtttagaatttgaatttttttaattttttttttttttttttttttttttttttgggtttttggttttttgggccacaccagcggtgctcaggggttactcctggctgtctgctcagaaa includes:
- the LYSET gene encoding lysosomal enzyme trafficking factor isoform X1, with the translated sequence MPKPPDYSELSDSLTLPVATGRFSGPLHRAWRMMNFRQRMGWIGVGLYLLVSAAAFYYVFEINETYNRLALEHIQQHPAEPREGATWTHSLKVRLLSLPFWLWTVIFLIPYLQMFLFLYSCTRADPKTVGYCIIPICLAVICNRHQAFVKASNQISRLQLIDT
- the LYSET gene encoding lysosomal enzyme trafficking factor isoform X2 codes for the protein MMNFRQRMGWIGVGLYLLVSAAAFYYVFEINETYNRLALEHIQQHPAEPREGATWTHSLKVRLLSLPFWLWTVIFLIPYLQMFLFLYSCTRADPKTVGYCIIPICLAVICNRHQAFVKASNQISRLQLIDT